The Montipora foliosa isolate CH-2021 chromosome 1, ASM3666993v2, whole genome shotgun sequence genome has a window encoding:
- the LOC137974709 gene encoding transmembrane prolyl 4-hydroxylase-like, with amino-acid sequence MLRILPGFLLVLIYFQRGITDDSASQANSNSCSSGYCSVEEKGPCEDDGEPKLYRWDPVKVGYKRRLKLEGEKVYTMITRALEPPLFEIPDFMSPEEADHIIKLAEGFGFLKSDIHLDPMAKKHAQTLRSTEGHSNSSAGYFLNWDVDKDYEITKDEVIKFAEKFKYLYMTPAEVDDMIKALELKEFDDGIVEYPEWRTLKTHAIDMYMNDMKEKHPRHRDRFSDQVWLFQGVDADNTLQRLRERVHKLTRLQKRIVYGGEPLQVVRYGPYGHYHAHYDSSRKSDYPEGTKCCHYDMESAPLAKCRICRYITILYYLNDVDEGGETAFPVADMKDFNETKFRDREDGDRFNLNEYCQTANIVVPPKKGKAIMWYNYRLDGKTGWMSHRDDRSLHGGCIVRKGVKYIANNWLPAPENDSAHLLSEYLEDPYEDSNQ; translated from the exons ATGCTGAGAATTCTGCCTGGTTTTCTTTTGGTTTTAATATATTTTCAGCGTGGAATCACCGACGACAGCGCCTCTCAAGCGAACTCAAACTCGTGCTCTTCCGGTTATTGTTCTGTTGAAGAGAAAGGACCGTGTGAAGATGATGGAGAACCGAAGCTGTATCGCTGGGATCCAGTAAAG GTTGGATACAAGAGGCGGCTGAAACTCGAAGGAGAGAAAGTATACACTATGATCACAAGAGCTTTAGAACCGCCTTTGTTTG aaATCCCGGATTTCATGTCTCCCGAAGAAGCTGATCATATCATCAAACTGGCTGAGGGTTTTGGATTTCTGAAAAGTGATATACATCTGGACCCTATGGCTAAAAAACACGCGCAGACTCTTAGATCTACAGAAG GCCATTCCAACAGTTCCGCGGGCTACTTTCTCAACTGGGATGTAGACAAAGATTATGAAATTACAAAAGATGAG GTTATCAAGTTTGctgaaaaatttaaatatctTTATATGACACCTGCGGAGGTAGATGATAT gatAAAAGCTCTGGAGCTCAAAGAATTTGACGATG GTATAGTGGAATATCCTGAATGGAGAACATTAAAGACACACGCCATTGATATGTACATGAACGACATGAAAGAGAAACACCCACGTCACAGAGACCGCTTTAGCGACCAGGTCTGGCTCTTTCAAGGCGTGGATGCTGACAATACACTTCAGAGACTAAGAGAAAG agttcACAAGCTGACTCGTCTTCAAAAGCGAATCGTGTATGGAGGCGAGCCACTTCAG gtgGTGAGATACGGACCATATGGACATTACCACGCCCATTACGATAGCTCCAGAAAATCCGATTATCCTGAAGGAACAAAATGTTGCCATTATGACATGGAGAGTGCTCCCCTGGCGAAATGTAGAATCTGTAG ATATATTACCATTCTATATTATTTGAATGACGTTGATGAGGGAGGGGAAACTGCATTTCCTGTGGCAGACATGAAAGATTTTAATGAAACA AAATTCAGAGATCGTGAAGATGGTGATCGCTTTAATCTGAATGAGTATTGTCAAACCGCTAACATTGTTGTGCCACCCAAGAAAGGAAAAGCTATCATGTGGTATAATTACAGGCTCGATGGTAAAACTGGCTGGATGAGCCACAGGGATGATCGCTCATTGCATGGGGGATGCATCGTGAGGAAAGGAGTCAAGTACATCGCGAACAACTGGCTTCCAGCTCCCGAAAATGATTCAGCTCACCTTTTAAGTGAATATCTCGAGGATCCATACGAAGACTCGAATCAATGA
- the LOC138009214 gene encoding transmembrane prolyl 4-hydroxylase-like — translation MTSKQGRSLLWFDKQLFGRVESKGHLKVVRYGPYGHYHAHYDSSRKSDYPEGTKCCHYDMESAPLAKCRICWYEAVTLLTYITILYYLNDVDEGGETAFPVADMKDFNETKFRDREDGDRFNLNEYCQTANIVVPPKKGKVIMWYNYRLDGKTGWMTHRDDRSLHGGCIVKKGVKYIANNWLPAPENDSAHLLSEYLEDPYEDSNQ, via the exons ATGACCTCGAAGCAAGGCAGATCATTGTTATGGTTTGATAAACAGCTTTTTGGAAGGGTAGAATCTAAGGGACATTTGAAG GTGGTGAGATACGGACCATATGGACATTACCACGCCCATTACGATAGCTCCAGAAAATCCGATTATCCTGAAGGAACAAAATGTTGCCATTATGACATGGAGAGTGCTCCCCTGGCGAAATGTAGAATCTGTTGGTATGAAGCTGTCACTTTGCTAAC ATATATTACCATTCTATATTATTTGAATGACGTTGATGAGGGAGGGGAAACTGCATTTCCTGTGGCAGACATGAAAGATTTTAATGAAACA AAATTCAGAGATCGTGAAGATGGTGATCGCTTTAATCTGAATGAGTATTGTCAAACCGCTAACATTGTTGTGCCACCCAAGAAAGGAAAAGTTATAATGTGGTATAATTACAGGCTCGATGGTAAAACTGGCTGGATGACCCACAGGGATGATCGCTCATTGCATGGGGGATGCATTGTAAAGAAAGGAGTCAAGTACATCGCGAACAACTGGCTTCCAGCTCCCGAAAATGATTCAGCTCACCTTTTAAGTGAATATCTCGAGGATCCATACGAAGACTCGAATCAATGA